A genomic segment from Nitrospira sp. encodes:
- a CDS encoding Chemotaxis response - phosphatase CheZ: MAQSHASAQSSRAASESERDGRESNTKLYEELGELARFIDTTMRTLSEFSAPVNSSTEQLPQAVSHLTNLKTLTEQGTHRVMLEVEAIQDNHTQITKMLKELTQSLQHAKVSPALIQQVQAIGQQFGQDDKRLLDIMTALSFQDLVAQSVNKLVTILDEVEHKLLQLVVVFGPYQKQVAKNDPSKANEMLKQLEATKNTSMNQDLADEILKQFGFN; this comes from the coding sequence ATGGCACAATCACATGCATCGGCACAGTCGAGCAGGGCAGCGAGCGAATCAGAGCGTGACGGCAGGGAGTCCAATACCAAACTCTATGAAGAACTCGGCGAACTGGCTCGATTTATCGATACGACGATGCGGACCTTGTCTGAATTCAGCGCGCCGGTGAACAGCTCCACCGAACAATTGCCCCAAGCGGTGAGTCACCTCACCAACCTCAAGACGCTGACCGAACAGGGAACGCATCGAGTCATGCTGGAAGTGGAGGCCATTCAGGACAACCACACCCAGATCACCAAGATGCTGAAGGAGCTGACGCAGTCGCTCCAGCACGCGAAGGTCTCCCCGGCGCTCATACAACAGGTGCAGGCCATCGGACAGCAGTTCGGACAGGACGACAAACGACTGCTCGACATCATGACGGCACTTTCCTTTCAGGATCTGGTGGCCCAAAGCGTCAACAAATTGGTGACGATCCTCGACGAAGTCGAGCACAAGCTGCTCCAACTGGTCGTGGTATTCGGTCCCTATCAGAAACAGGTCGCCAAAAACGATCCGAGCAAGGCCAATGAGATGTTGAAGCAGTTGGAAGCGACCAAGAATACCTCGATGAACCAGGATCTCGCCGACGAGATTCTGAAGCAATTCGGGTTTAACTGA